The Gloeocapsopsis sp. IPPAS B-1203 genome contains a region encoding:
- a CDS encoding ShlB/FhaC/HecB family hemolysin secretion/activation protein — MHHKLVRRLQFSLSGLVLLVINTQIAATSAAEIDLAQAIPLPPPQDVIPPPSPTPPPQPPTEPLPPPEELLQPPSIAPSPPTPLPGILDTVVIKRFDVVGSTVFSAAEFAQLLAPFTNRPISFAELLQARSAVTQLYIDRGYITSGALIPPQTLQEGVVTIQVVEGELEAINITGTQRLNPNYVRSRIAVRTDAPLNQQRLLEALQLLQLDPRIQNLSAELSAGSRPGTNVLDIQVQEARTFNIQVIGDNRRSPSVGSFRRGGQINEANLLGFGDSISVGYNNTDGSNTFDVSYALPINPRNGTIGLNVGAADSSVIEPPFDFLEIDSYSRYYDLTFRQPISQSPSAEFVLGLTASRRESNLASSVLEEFGVPLSELSPGADDEGRTRISALRFFQEWTQRGSREVIAARSQFSVGIGAFDATINDDAPDSRFFSWRGQAQWVRLLAPDTLLLVRGDVQLADQSLVPVERFSLGGFDSVRGYRQDALLTDNGAFASVELRVPISRIPEWQGLLQLTPFVDIGTSWNAEDANPDTSTLVSVGLGLRLQVGNNLTARIDWGIPLVDITSERRTWQENGVYFSVVASPF; from the coding sequence ATGCACCATAAACTTGTTCGCCGCCTACAATTTTCGCTGAGTGGGCTTGTGTTACTTGTTATCAACACTCAGATTGCTGCGACATCAGCAGCAGAAATCGATCTTGCCCAAGCAATTCCGCTACCACCTCCTCAGGATGTCATTCCGCCACCAAGCCCGACACCACCACCACAACCACCGACTGAACCCTTACCACCGCCAGAAGAGTTACTACAGCCACCATCTATAGCACCATCACCACCAACACCTTTACCAGGAATACTTGATACCGTTGTTATTAAGAGATTTGATGTTGTCGGTAGTACAGTATTTAGTGCAGCAGAATTTGCGCAGTTACTAGCACCATTTACAAATCGTCCAATTTCATTTGCAGAACTTTTGCAAGCACGTTCGGCAGTTACTCAACTCTACATCGATCGCGGCTACATCACTTCAGGCGCTTTAATTCCACCGCAGACACTCCAAGAAGGAGTCGTGACAATTCAGGTAGTCGAAGGCGAGTTAGAAGCAATTAACATTACAGGTACGCAACGTCTTAACCCGAATTACGTGCGATCGCGCATTGCTGTTCGTACGGATGCACCTTTAAATCAACAACGCCTCTTAGAAGCACTGCAACTCTTGCAACTCGATCCGCGCATTCAAAATTTATCTGCTGAATTATCCGCAGGTTCGCGCCCTGGAACGAATGTCCTCGATATCCAAGTACAGGAAGCCCGAACATTTAATATACAAGTGATTGGAGACAACAGGCGATCGCCTAGTGTCGGTAGCTTTCGGCGTGGCGGACAAATCAATGAAGCAAATCTCCTCGGATTTGGTGACAGCATTAGTGTTGGATATAACAATACCGACGGTAGCAATACATTTGATGTTAGCTATGCACTACCAATCAATCCACGCAACGGCACTATCGGCTTAAATGTAGGCGCAGCAGATAGCAGTGTTATCGAGCCGCCATTTGATTTTTTAGAAATTGACTCGTATTCGCGCTACTACGACTTAACATTTCGCCAACCAATCAGTCAAAGTCCTTCAGCAGAATTCGTTCTTGGATTAACCGCATCTCGCCGAGAAAGTAATCTTGCATCAAGTGTCCTCGAAGAATTTGGCGTTCCTTTATCAGAACTCTCTCCTGGGGCAGATGACGAAGGACGTACACGTATTTCTGCTCTACGCTTTTTTCAAGAATGGACGCAGCGTGGTAGTCGCGAAGTCATTGCAGCGCGATCGCAATTTAGTGTAGGTATCGGTGCCTTTGATGCCACAATTAACGATGATGCTCCTGATAGTCGATTTTTCTCTTGGCGGGGACAAGCTCAATGGGTGCGTCTTTTAGCTCCTGATACTTTACTTTTGGTGCGCGGTGACGTACAACTGGCAGATCAATCCTTGGTTCCAGTAGAACGCTTTAGTTTAGGTGGATTTGACAGTGTTCGTGGTTATCGTCAAGATGCTTTGTTAACTGATAACGGTGCGTTTGCTTCCGTAGAGTTGCGTGTACCCATTTCGCGCATTCCCGAATGGCAAGGACTTTTACAATTGACTCCGTTTGTAGACATTGGCACGAGTTGGAACGCTGAAGACGCCAATCCTGATACTAGTACGTTAGTTTCGGTCGGACTTGGCTTACGCTTGCAAGTAGGTAATAATCTCACCGCCCGCATTGACTGGGGCATTCCTTTAGTTGATATCACATCGGAGCGAAGAACATGGCAAGAGAACGGCGTGTATTTTTCCGTAGTCGCCAGCCCATTTTAG
- a CDS encoding CHASE2 domain-containing protein, with protein sequence MAKLVVLKVGEGSFEQGFPVTMQIGEEGDSPAIQTLGKLPPAPEIPQYYNCWQSAYLCLGWSTRLEAKPIQVTNVSVIDDCWHAVQVLRNRLNSWIHSESFRSIREKWLEKLLPSDEIRVILQTEDELLQRLPWHFCDLFERYPKAEIALSTPAYERVKQVSQLKNKVTILAILGDSTGIDTQADRALLEKLPGATVQFLVEPQRQELNNQLWSQGWDILFFAGHSSSLANGDGRICINQTDSLSISDLKYALKTAVAHGLKLAIFNSCDGLGLARELANLYIPQVIVMREPVPDKVAHEFLKNFLYTFAGGQSFYLSVREARERLQGLEDQYPCASWLPVIYQNPAENPPLWTALSNQLAVDRSRNYQHPRRSLKKIGLQRLRTIMLTSIAVTSVIWGVRHLGALQPFELKAFDQLMRLRSHEGTDPRLLVVAITEDDFKIPEQKNRTGSLSDLALAQLLAKLEQYQPRAIGLDIYREDAVNPQQEDLAKYMQQSDRFIAVCKISDPTATEDPSVAPPPEVPEARQGFSDVVLDPDGILRRYLVAVNPHPASICGAPYAFSTQLAFRYLAANGIFPQWTPEGQLQLGDIVLPRLHSHTGGYQTIDAAGFQMLLNYNSYQSPENIASRVTLTDVLRNRVRPDDVKNRIVLIGVTAPSVGDYFATPYSTGGGTYQKMAGVFIHAQMVSQLLSVVKNQRPLLWVLPQWGELLWIWGWSILGGLLAWRYRSVLHLELALAITVIVLSALCSMFFLLQSCWVPLVPSGLALVATSAGVIVQNTSQKQGQSTKLYSGST encoded by the coding sequence GTGGCTAAGTTAGTTGTTTTAAAAGTAGGCGAAGGAAGCTTTGAGCAGGGATTCCCTGTAACGATGCAAATAGGAGAAGAAGGCGATTCTCCGGCAATCCAAACTTTAGGTAAGCTACCACCTGCTCCAGAAATTCCTCAATATTACAATTGCTGGCAATCAGCATATCTTTGTTTAGGTTGGTCTACCCGTCTAGAAGCAAAGCCTATTCAAGTAACAAACGTTTCAGTGATTGATGATTGCTGGCACGCTGTACAAGTTCTACGCAACCGTTTAAATAGCTGGATACACTCTGAGTCTTTTCGTTCGATTCGGGAAAAATGGTTAGAAAAATTGCTGCCATCAGATGAGATTCGAGTTATTTTGCAAACAGAAGATGAGCTTTTGCAACGCTTACCTTGGCATTTCTGCGATCTCTTCGAGCGTTACCCTAAAGCAGAAATTGCCCTTAGCACTCCAGCTTACGAACGAGTCAAACAAGTTTCTCAACTCAAAAATAAAGTCACTATTCTTGCCATTCTTGGTGATAGTACAGGAATCGATACCCAAGCAGATCGGGCTTTGTTAGAAAAACTGCCTGGCGCAACTGTGCAATTTTTAGTTGAACCACAACGCCAAGAACTCAACAATCAATTATGGAGCCAAGGCTGGGATATTCTTTTTTTTGCAGGGCATAGTTCAAGTTTGGCGAATGGAGATGGTCGAATTTGTATCAATCAAACTGATAGCTTGTCGATTAGTGACTTAAAATATGCACTCAAAACTGCTGTAGCACACGGCTTAAAGTTAGCAATTTTTAATTCTTGTGATGGTTTAGGATTAGCTCGCGAACTGGCTAACTTATATATTCCGCAAGTGATTGTCATGCGGGAGCCAGTACCAGATAAAGTCGCGCACGAGTTTCTCAAGAATTTTTTGTATACTTTCGCGGGTGGTCAGTCTTTTTATTTATCAGTACGCGAAGCACGCGAGCGTTTACAAGGATTAGAAGATCAGTATCCTTGTGCAAGTTGGCTACCTGTGATTTATCAAAATCCTGCAGAGAACCCGCCGCTGTGGACAGCCCTATCAAATCAACTTGCTGTTGATCGCAGTAGAAATTACCAACATCCTCGGAGATCGCTCAAAAAAATAGGATTACAGCGCCTACGGACAATAATGCTGACGAGTATAGCTGTAACATCTGTCATTTGGGGAGTGCGCCATTTAGGAGCATTACAACCTTTTGAACTGAAAGCCTTCGATCAACTAATGCGATTGCGATCGCATGAAGGAACTGATCCGCGCTTATTGGTTGTCGCCATTACTGAAGACGATTTCAAAATACCAGAACAGAAAAATCGCACCGGATCGCTATCTGATTTAGCACTAGCACAACTTTTAGCAAAATTAGAGCAATATCAACCGCGAGCCATTGGTTTAGATATTTATCGCGAAGATGCCGTAAATCCTCAACAAGAAGATTTAGCAAAGTATATGCAACAGAGCGATCGCTTTATTGCTGTATGTAAAATTAGCGATCCAACTGCAACTGAAGATCCGAGTGTGGCACCACCGCCTGAAGTTCCCGAAGCACGTCAAGGATTTAGTGATGTTGTTCTTGACCCTGATGGTATTCTCCGCCGATATCTTGTCGCAGTCAATCCGCATCCTGCTTCCATTTGCGGCGCACCTTATGCATTTAGCACGCAACTTGCATTTCGTTACTTAGCGGCGAATGGGATTTTTCCTCAGTGGACACCTGAAGGACAATTACAGTTAGGTGATATTGTTTTACCGCGCTTGCACTCGCACACCGGAGGTTATCAAACAATTGATGCTGCAGGCTTTCAAATGCTGCTCAATTACAATTCTTACCAATCGCCAGAAAATATTGCGAGCAGAGTTACACTAACTGATGTTTTGCGGAATCGAGTTAGACCTGATGATGTTAAGAATAGGATCGTTTTGATTGGTGTGACTGCTCCTAGTGTTGGCGATTATTTTGCGACACCTTATAGTACCGGTGGAGGGACGTATCAAAAAATGGCTGGCGTGTTTATCCACGCTCAAATGGTCAGTCAACTACTCAGTGTTGTCAAAAATCAACGACCACTGTTGTGGGTGTTACCGCAGTGGGGCGAATTATTATGGATTTGGGGCTGGTCGATTTTGGGTGGCTTACTTGCTTGGCGCTACCGTTCAGTATTACATCTAGAGCTAGCATTAGCAATTACAGTTATTGTGCTGTCTGCGCTATGCTCTATGTTCTTTTTACTTCAAAGCTGTTGGGTGCCGCTTGTACCATCAGGGTTAGCATTAGTTGCGACTAGCGCTGGTGTTATCGTACAAAATACCTCTCAAAAACAGGGACAAAGTACAAAACTCTACTCAGGGAGTACTTAA
- a CDS encoding DUF1822 family protein: MPKNTKQIQGFALPLPITQIAQETAQKFIDQVQDFPDKVEKIKLNTLAVCIVDNYLQMMGINTNITASDSWNPVLRLCADIADLEVSGLGRLECRWLRSPSMQCDIPPEVWEDRIGYVVVQFDEALREATLLGFTPKAIAQLPIDELQPLEDLLAHLNELRLNIDQQPLVQLSQWFNQVFETEWQAIETILGSARANLAFSFRRSDPLVGGTNENREDRVRRAKLIDLGMQLAGHAVALIVELRSVSDQKMDILLQVHPTGSQIYLPTQLQLTVLDASEAIFLEAQARKADNYIQLQFSGKPGEKFSVRVALGNDSIIENFMI, encoded by the coding sequence ATGCCTAAAAATACTAAGCAAATACAAGGATTTGCCTTGCCACTACCTATTACTCAAATTGCACAAGAAACTGCCCAAAAATTCATTGATCAAGTACAAGATTTTCCAGACAAGGTAGAAAAAATAAAATTAAATACCCTAGCTGTTTGCATAGTTGATAACTACTTACAGATGATGGGAATTAACACAAATATTACAGCTAGTGATAGTTGGAATCCAGTGCTGCGGTTGTGTGCTGATATTGCTGACTTAGAAGTGTCAGGACTTGGTCGTTTAGAGTGTCGCTGGCTACGATCGCCCTCAATGCAATGTGATATTCCCCCAGAAGTGTGGGAGGATCGAATTGGGTATGTTGTCGTACAGTTTGATGAAGCACTCCGCGAAGCAACATTATTAGGGTTTACTCCAAAAGCGATCGCGCAGTTACCGATTGACGAGTTACAACCACTCGAAGACTTACTCGCACATTTGAATGAATTAAGGTTGAATATCGATCAGCAACCATTAGTGCAGTTAAGTCAATGGTTTAATCAGGTTTTTGAGACAGAATGGCAAGCTATTGAAACAATTCTTGGATCGGCACGAGCTAATTTAGCATTTAGTTTCCGCAGGTCTGATCCCTTAGTGGGAGGCACAAACGAGAATCGCGAAGACCGTGTTCGACGTGCTAAATTAATTGATTTAGGAATGCAACTAGCAGGTCACGCAGTAGCTTTGATTGTTGAACTGCGCTCGGTGTCTGACCAAAAGATGGATATTTTGCTACAAGTCCATCCTACAGGTAGTCAAATTTATTTACCAACCCAACTACAGCTAACTGTCTTGGATGCTTCTGAAGCAATTTTCCTTGAAGCTCAAGCAAGAAAAGCCGATAATTATATTCAATTACAGTTTAGTGGCAAACCAGGAGAAAAGTTTAGTGTGCGAGTAGCGCTTGGCAATGACAGTATAATAGAAAACTTTATGATTTAG
- a CDS encoding CHAT domain-containing protein: MARERRVFFRSRQPILALGVAFLVWCGGSPAWARVADVSFSSSTSESIQQGRELYTTGQYAQAAVVWQQAAKVYQQRDDSLNQAMALSNLALAYQQLGNWSQANQAIATSLKLLSTSATNPQQAQVLAQAWNNQGSLQFAQGQAEQALNSWQKATAAYTKAADSVGVTRSLINQAQAQQALGLYRRAITTLNQANQTLQQQPTAIKVTGLRSLGNALRVVGNLSQSQQVLQQSLKLAQELRSPEEIAATLTSLGNTVRLQQNPQAALTYYQQAASVSSTASTQLQAQLNQLSLLLETGDLNTAQALLPQINSHLANLPTSQTKVYARITLAQNLMRLHQAQPQKSQIAIPSWLEIGKLLATAVQEAKHLQDPRAISYALGNLGGLYEQTQQWTSAQELTQQALVLAQGINALDISYRWQWQLGRLLQAQGNTEKAIAAYDDSVQSLQTLRYDLVAINPDVQFSFQEEVEPVYRELVSLLLQSNGTQPSQQNLQKARQTIESLQLAELNNFFRAACLDANRQIDQIVDEQDQTAAAIYPIILRDRLEVIIKLPQQPLRHHTVNISQTEFETTLEQLQQNLIEPDTFTEVQALSQKVYEWLVRPQLTALNASDIKTLVFVLDGSLRNIPMAALYDAQRQQYLIEQYSIALAPGLQLIDPQPLQQQRLQALTAGLSEPRYGFEGLSYVESEIEQITSEVSSQVLLNQDFTSQALQKQVNSQSFPVVHLATHGQFSSNIEQTFILAWDKPINVNELNDLLRNRTQNSSSAIELLVLSACETATGDKRAALGIAGIAVRAGARSTLASLWSVDDQSTALLMSQFYAELASSQVNKATALRQAQLSLLKNPNYAHPMYWSAYVLVGNWL, encoded by the coding sequence ATGGCAAGAGAACGGCGTGTATTTTTCCGTAGTCGCCAGCCCATTTTAGCGTTGGGTGTTGCTTTTCTCGTTTGGTGTGGAGGATCGCCAGCTTGGGCGCGGGTAGCAGATGTATCATTCAGTAGCTCTACTTCTGAATCGATTCAGCAGGGAAGAGAACTTTACACAACTGGACAATATGCGCAAGCCGCAGTAGTTTGGCAGCAAGCCGCAAAAGTTTATCAACAGCGTGATGACAGCTTAAATCAAGCAATGGCGTTGAGCAATCTTGCTTTAGCGTATCAACAATTAGGAAATTGGTCGCAAGCGAATCAGGCGATCGCCACGAGTCTAAAACTGTTATCAACTTCTGCAACAAACCCCCAACAGGCACAAGTTCTCGCCCAAGCATGGAATAATCAAGGAAGTTTGCAATTTGCTCAAGGACAAGCTGAACAAGCACTGAACAGCTGGCAAAAAGCAACTGCAGCATATACCAAAGCAGCAGATAGCGTTGGCGTTACACGTAGCCTAATTAATCAAGCCCAAGCACAGCAAGCTTTAGGGCTATACCGCCGTGCAATAACGACACTCAACCAAGCGAATCAAACTCTACAACAACAGCCAACTGCAATTAAAGTTACTGGGTTACGTAGTTTGGGGAATGCGCTGCGTGTTGTGGGAAATCTCAGTCAATCACAGCAAGTACTGCAACAAAGTCTTAAATTAGCTCAAGAATTGCGATCGCCAGAAGAAATTGCCGCAACATTAACAAGTTTGGGGAACACTGTGCGATTGCAGCAAAACCCACAAGCTGCATTAACCTACTATCAACAAGCTGCGAGTGTATCGTCTACAGCAAGCACACAACTGCAAGCACAACTCAATCAACTCAGCTTATTACTCGAAACAGGCGATCTCAACACAGCACAAGCGTTATTGCCTCAAATTAATTCTCACCTAGCAAACTTACCGACAAGTCAGACAAAAGTTTATGCTCGCATTACCTTGGCACAAAACTTGATGCGCTTGCACCAAGCGCAGCCTCAAAAATCCCAAATAGCGATTCCTTCATGGTTGGAGATTGGCAAACTCCTCGCTACCGCCGTACAAGAAGCAAAACACCTCCAAGATCCACGCGCCATAAGCTATGCTTTAGGAAACTTGGGAGGATTGTACGAACAAACTCAACAGTGGACAAGTGCGCAAGAATTAACGCAACAAGCACTCGTATTAGCCCAAGGAATTAATGCATTAGATATTTCCTATCGTTGGCAATGGCAACTCGGACGTCTATTGCAAGCTCAAGGCAATACAGAAAAAGCGATCGCCGCTTACGATGATTCAGTGCAATCACTGCAAACTCTCCGCTACGATTTAGTGGCAATTAACCCTGACGTTCAGTTTTCTTTTCAAGAAGAAGTTGAACCTGTTTATCGCGAACTTGTCAGTTTACTACTGCAATCGAACGGAACTCAACCAAGTCAACAGAACTTGCAAAAAGCCCGTCAAACAATCGAATCGCTGCAATTAGCAGAGCTAAATAACTTTTTCCGTGCAGCGTGTTTAGATGCAAATCGTCAGATCGATCAAATTGTAGACGAGCAAGATCAAACCGCAGCCGCGATCTATCCAATTATTTTACGAGATCGCCTCGAAGTCATTATCAAACTACCACAGCAACCACTGCGCCATCACACCGTTAATATTTCACAAACCGAGTTTGAAACTACCCTAGAGCAACTTCAACAAAATCTGATTGAACCAGATACTTTCACCGAAGTGCAAGCACTGTCTCAGAAAGTGTATGAATGGTTAGTGCGTCCTCAACTAACTGCACTCAATGCGAGTGATATCAAAACTTTGGTTTTTGTTTTAGATGGTTCGCTGCGTAATATTCCTATGGCAGCATTATATGACGCACAGCGCCAGCAGTATCTTATAGAACAGTATAGTATTGCCCTAGCACCAGGGTTACAACTAATTGACCCGCAGCCATTACAGCAGCAAAGATTACAAGCCTTAACAGCGGGACTCAGTGAACCTCGTTATGGTTTTGAAGGGTTGAGTTACGTTGAAAGCGAAATCGAGCAAATCACATCTGAAGTTTCCAGCCAAGTATTACTCAATCAAGATTTCACTAGCCAAGCACTACAAAAGCAAGTTAACTCACAGTCATTTCCTGTCGTACATTTGGCAACTCACGGTCAATTTAGTTCTAACATTGAGCAGACTTTTATTCTCGCATGGGATAAGCCAATCAATGTTAATGAGTTAAATGATTTACTCCGCAATCGCACTCAAAACTCGTCTAGCGCAATTGAACTTCTGGTTCTTAGCGCTTGTGAAACTGCAACTGGCGACAAACGCGCAGCTTTAGGTATTGCCGGAATTGCCGTGAGAGCTGGAGCACGCAGCACGCTAGCATCTTTGTGGTCTGTAGATGACCAGTCCACAGCTTTATTAATGAGTCAATTTTATGCCGAATTAGCAAGCAGTCAAGTTAATAAAGCTACCGCTTTGCGTCAAGCGCAACTGTCACTATTAAAAAATCCTAATTACGCTCATCCAATGTATTGGTCTGCCTACGTATTAGTGGGAAATTGGCTATAA
- a CDS encoding DUF928 domain-containing protein — translation MNFYWQCYKFALIGLAVIGVFPAKVYSVPKIKVEQQVIASATGQLNFTPPPPPVNIGIPGDRTGAGRRGCLVNNDSVDNKQLTALVPITKAATGLEVVWGLTTVEHPTFWFYVPYRAQDVHSARFVLRTADNQLVYQTSVSLPNKPGVISLTLPTTVALEVTNQYHWYFNIYCAERKPPTAIVHGGIQRRAITPTLASQLAQATPQQQTQLYFANGFWFDAVTTLGQLHYHNPSDMAIAKNWTDVLRFVGLDAIASEPIASCCDLMQQVRRD, via the coding sequence ATGAATTTTTACTGGCAGTGTTACAAATTTGCCCTGATTGGGTTAGCAGTTATTGGTGTATTCCCAGCAAAAGTATACTCTGTTCCCAAAATAAAGGTAGAACAACAGGTCATCGCCAGTGCCACAGGGCAACTTAACTTTACTCCGCCTCCACCTCCAGTGAATATTGGAATTCCAGGCGATCGCACTGGTGCAGGTAGACGTGGCTGTTTAGTTAACAACGATTCAGTAGATAATAAGCAACTCACAGCTTTAGTGCCAATAACCAAAGCCGCTACAGGTTTAGAGGTAGTATGGGGACTGACAACGGTTGAGCATCCCACCTTCTGGTTTTATGTACCTTATCGTGCTCAGGACGTCCATTCTGCTAGGTTTGTTTTACGCACAGCAGATAATCAACTTGTTTATCAAACTTCAGTTTCACTGCCAAATAAGCCTGGGGTTATTAGTTTGACTTTGCCTACAACGGTAGCATTAGAAGTCACAAATCAATATCACTGGTATTTCAACATTTATTGTGCCGAACGTAAGCCACCAACGGCTATTGTTCATGGCGGAATCCAAAGGCGTGCCATTACTCCCACCCTCGCTAGCCAATTAGCGCAAGCAACTCCACAACAACAAACACAGCTTTACTTTGCTAATGGATTTTGGTTTGATGCAGTAACGACACTAGGGCAGCTACACTACCACAATCCAAGTGATATGGCAATAGCAAAAAATTGGACTGATGTATTGCGCTTTGTTGGCTTAGATGCGATCGCTTCTGAACCCATTGCCTCATGTTGCGATCTCATGCAGCAAGTCAGAAGAGATTGA